Proteins found in one Labeo rohita strain BAU-BD-2019 chromosome 11, IGBB_LRoh.1.0, whole genome shotgun sequence genomic segment:
- the sort1a gene encoding sortilin: MSTVFCYVLVVLFSVALCKDFEERPSSRSRRSEQTMFLKSHKSRNLLSLKDIQQPDHGRMKRSEESAQNQCEALHGYESTLKNNTHTYNFNDLSGSVSLAWVGDGTGVLLVLTTFQVPLFLMRFGQSRLYRSEDYGKTFQDITDLINNTFIQTEFGIAIGPENSGKVILTGDLTEGRVTKIFRSVDFGKSFVTSELPFHPLMHITYNLRDSNILMVYSINHDLWLSEDFGANWRKIHETVCLVKWGIDDTIFLTTNPNGSCNDRGTFELRKSLDYGKTFKTIGSRIYSFGLGGSFVYASIMTDSGSTRMIHVSVDQGETWDMAQLPIIGHEQFYSILAANNDMVFIHVDEPGDSGIGTIYVSDDRGIVFSKSLERHLYTTTGGDTDFTNITSLRGVYMTSVLAVDGSVQTVITFNQGGEWRPLQKPWNGVCDSTTKHADKCSLHIHAAYSISMKLDVPMQPLSEPNAVGLILAHGSVGGAVSVLSPDVYVSDDGGYTWFHALKGPHHYAILDSGGLLVAVEHNPLHPISQIKFSTDEGQCWHVHNFTDDPIYFTGLASEPGARSMYVSLWGYRETVLNQYWVSVTIDFRQLLSRDCQENDYIQWLAHSNNISDPADGCMLGYKERFLRLRKDSVCWNGRDYVVTKDPTICPCTLTDFQCDFGFYHAENNSVCVEQPNLIGHSLEFCLHGRKEQLQSSGYRKIPGDHCEGGVNPERKEIDLSKKCVSNLLRTELLTKEHSFNSAPIIAVVIAVLLISAVAGVIFIKKYVCGGRFLVHRYSVLQQHAEANGIDGVDDLDTVEAGKTQYHDDSDDDLLE, from the exons ATGAGCACCGTATTCTGCTATGTTTTGGTTGTTTTATTCTCAGTGGCTCTATGCAAGGACTTTGAAGAGAGACCCAGCAGCAGGTCCAGGAGGAGTGAGCAAACCATGTTTTTAAAGAGTCACAAATCACGAAATCTGCTCAGTTTGAAAGATATACAGCAGCCGGACCATGGCAGGATGAAAAGAAGTGAAGAATCCGCACAAAATCAATGTGAAGCACTGCACGGCTATGAATCTACGTTAAAAAACAACACTCATACG TATAACTTCAATGACCTGAGTGGCTCAGTATCTCTGGCCTGGGTTGGAGACGGCACCGGG GTTCTGCTGGTGCTGACCACATTCCAGGTTCCTCTTTTTCTCATGCGGTTTGGTCAGTCCAGACTGTACAGAAG TGAAGACTATGGAAAGACATTCCAGGACATCACCGACCTTATTAACAACACGTTCATACAGACAGAGTTTGGCATCGCGATTGGTCCTGAAAATTCGGGGAAG GTGATCCTCACAGGTGACTTAACCGAGGGGAGAGTCACCAAAATCTTTCGTTCGGTTGACTTCGGCAAGAGTTTTGTGACCTCTGAGCTTCCCTTCCATCCGTTAATGCACATCACGTACAACCTCAGAGACAGCAACATACTCATGGTCTACAGCATCAAT catgactTATGGCTGTCTGAGGACTTCGGGGCCAATTGGAGGAAGATCCATGAGACTGTTTGTCTTGTGAAATG GGGAATTGATGACACTATTTTCTTAACCACAAACCCCAATGGATCCTGCA ATGACCGGGGAACATTTGAATTGAGAAAGTCTTTAGACTATGGCAAAACATTCAAAACCATAGGAAGCCGGATTTATTCCTTCGGCCTGGGTGGAAGCTTTGTTTATGCCTCAATCATGACCGACTCG ggtTCCACACGCATGATTCATGTCTCAGTAGATCAGGGGGAGACGTGGGATATGGCTCAACTCCCCATCATTGGACACGAGCAGTTCTACTCCATTCTAGCTGCAAACAACGATATGGTCTTCATCCACGTAGACGAACCTGGAG ACTCCGGTATTGGTACCATATATGTGTCGGATGACCGAGGTATAGTGTTTTCCAAGTCTCTGGAACGCCATTTGTACACCACCACAGGTGGAGACACCGACTTCACCAACATCACCTCTCTGAGAGGCGTATATATGACCAGTGTGCTCGCCGTGG ACGGCTCTGTCCAGACAGTGATCACATTTAATCAAGGTGGAGAGTGGCGACCACTGCAGAAACCCTGGAACGGAGTTTGTGACTCCACAACCAAGCACGCAGACAAG TGTAGTCTGCATATTCATGCTGCTTACAGCATCTCTATGAAATTGGACGTACCCATGCAGCCTCTCTCAGAGCCCAATGCCGTGGGACTTATCCTGGCACATG GGAGTGTGGGCGGTGCAGTTTCTGTACTTTCTCCAGACGTGTATGTGTCTGATGATGGGGGTTACACATGGTTTCATGCACTGAAAGGCCCCCATCACTATGCCATACTGGATTCAGGAGGTCTTCTGGTAGCGGTGGAGCACAACCCCTTACACCCCATTTCACAGATCAA ATTTTCCACTGATGAAGGTCAATGTTGGCATGTGCATAACTTCACTGATGATCCAATATACTTCACTGGCCTGGCGTCAGAACCTGGTGCCCGTTCCATGTACGTCAGCCTGTGGGGCTACAGGGAAACCGTCCTGAATCAGTACTGGGTTTCTGTCACTATCGACTTCAGGCAGTTGCTCTCTCGAGACT GTCAAGAGAATGACTACATTCAGTGGCTCGCTCACTCAAACAATATTAGCGACCCTGCTGATGGGTGCATGTTGGGATACAAGGAAAGGTTTTTACGCTTACGAAAGGACTCAGTCTGCTGGAACGGGCGGGATTACGTTGTCACCAAGGATCCCACGATATGTCCCTGCACCCTCACTGACTTTCAGTG TGACTTTGGATTCTATCATGCGGAAAAcaactctgtgtgtgtggaaCAGCCCAACCTTATTGGCCATTCGCTGGAGTTTTGCCTGCACGGACGCAAAGAGCAGCTCCAGAGCAGCGG ttaccGGAAAATTCCCGGGGATCACTGTGAAGGGGGAGTAAATCCAGAACGAAAAGAGATCGATCTGAGTAAAAAATGTGTTAGTAATTTGCTGAGGACAGAGCTACTG ACCAAGGAACATTCATTCAATTCAGCTCCTATAATAGCTGTGGTCATCGCTGTTCTGTTGATCAGTGCTGTTGCtggggttattttcattaaaaaatacgtCTGTGGAGGAAG ATTCCTGGTGCACAGGTACTCTGTTTTACAACAACACGCTGAAGCTAACGGTATTGATGGTGTGGATGACCTGGACACAGTGGAGGCTGGCAAAACGCAGTATCATGATGattcagatgat GACCTCCTAGAGTGA
- the nfya gene encoding nuclear transcription factor Y subunit alpha isoform X3 codes for MEQYTTTTTTSGEQIVVQASGGQIQQQGTVTAVQLQTEPQVGQTAAQQVLQVVQGQPLMVQVSGGQLITSSGQPIMVQAMTGGQGQTIMQVPVSGTQGLQQIQLVQPSQIQLPGGQTLQLQGQQGQTQQIIIQQPQTAVTAGQNQGQQQITVQGQQVAQTAEGQTIVYQPVNADGTILQQGMITIPAASLAGAQLVSGGSNTNTTNTGQGTVTVTLPMAGNMVNAGGMVMMVPGAGGSVPTMQRIPLPGAEMLEEEPLYVNAKQYHRILKRRQARAKLEAEGKIPKERRKYLHESRHRHAMARKRGDGGRFFSPKEKEEMAMQALKKSEQDQSEEDTVGQMIQVA; via the exons ATGGAGCAgtacaccaccaccaccacaacTAGTGGAGAGCAGATAGTGGTGCAGGCCAGCGGTGGACAGATCCAACAGCAG GGCACAGTGACTGCGGTGCAGTTGCAGACTGAGCCTCAGGTAGGCCAGACTGCAGCCCAGCAGGTCCTTCAGGTA GTCCAAGGGCAGCCTCTTATGGTACAAGTCAGCGGAGGGCAGCTCATCACTTCCTCTGGGCAGCCCATAATGGTACAGGCCATGACAGGAGGACAAGGTCAAACCATCATGCAAGTACCAGTTTCTGGTACACAGGGGTTACAGCAG ATTCAGTTGGTACAACCCAGTCAAATCCAGCTTCCTGGTGGACAGACTTTACAACTACAGGGACAACAGGGACAGACCCAACAGATCATCATCCAACAGCCACAGACTGCAGTTACAGCAGGACAGAACCAG GGTCAGCAGCAGATCACTGTACAGGGTCAGCAGGTGGCTCAAACCGCTGAAGGACAGACCATCGTTTACCAGCCTGTTAATGCAGATGGAACCATCCTACAGCAGG GAATGATTACCATCCCAGCTGCATCTTTGGCAGGAGCTCAGTTAGTCTCAGGTGGATCCAACACAAACACCACCAACACAGGTCAGGGTACGGTGACGGTCACTCTTCCCATGGCGGGAAACATGGTCAATGCTGGAGGAATGGTCATG ATGGTCCCAGGGGCCGGCGGGTCGGTTCCCACAATGCAGCGCATTCCACTTCCTGGAGCAGAGATGCTGGAGGAGGAACCTCTATATGTCAACGCTAAACAGTATCACAGAATCCTCAAGAGGAGACAAGCCCGCGCCAAACTAGAAGCTGAGGGCAAAATACCCAAAGAAAGAAGA AAATACCTGCACGAGTCCCGTCATCGTCACGCCATGGCCAGGAAGCGTGGAGACGGCGGTCGCTTCTTCTCTCCGAAGGAAAAGGAAGAAATGGCCATGCAGGCCCTTAAG AAATCTGAGCAGGATCAATCTGAAGAGGACACAGTGGGCCAGATGATTCAGGTGGCATAA
- the nfya gene encoding nuclear transcription factor Y subunit alpha isoform X2, producing MEQYTTTTTTSGEQIVVQASGGQIQQQGTVTAVQLQTEPQVGQTAAQQVLQVQGQPLMVQVSGGQLITSSGQPIMVQAMTGGQGQTIMQVPVSGTQGLQQIQLVQPSQIQLPGGQTLQLQGQQGQTQQIIIQQPQTAVTAGQNQGQQQITVQGQQVAQTAEGQTIVYQPVNADGTILQQGMITIPAASLAGAQLVSGGSNTNTTNTGQGTVTVTLPMAGNMVNAGGMVMMVPGAGGSVPTMQRIPLPGAEMLEEEPLYVNAKQYHRILKRRQARAKLEAEGKIPKERRKYLHESRHRHAMARKRGDGGRFFSPKEKEEMAMQALKVSEGLELSSHWPATSAPPLG from the exons ATGGAGCAgtacaccaccaccaccacaacTAGTGGAGAGCAGATAGTGGTGCAGGCCAGCGGTGGACAGATCCAACAGCAG GGCACAGTGACTGCGGTGCAGTTGCAGACTGAGCCTCAGGTAGGCCAGACTGCAGCCCAGCAGGTCCTTCAG GTCCAAGGGCAGCCTCTTATGGTACAAGTCAGCGGAGGGCAGCTCATCACTTCCTCTGGGCAGCCCATAATGGTACAGGCCATGACAGGAGGACAAGGTCAAACCATCATGCAAGTACCAGTTTCTGGTACACAGGGGTTACAGCAG ATTCAGTTGGTACAACCCAGTCAAATCCAGCTTCCTGGTGGACAGACTTTACAACTACAGGGACAACAGGGACAGACCCAACAGATCATCATCCAACAGCCACAGACTGCAGTTACAGCAGGACAGAACCAG GGTCAGCAGCAGATCACTGTACAGGGTCAGCAGGTGGCTCAAACCGCTGAAGGACAGACCATCGTTTACCAGCCTGTTAATGCAGATGGAACCATCCTACAGCAGG GAATGATTACCATCCCAGCTGCATCTTTGGCAGGAGCTCAGTTAGTCTCAGGTGGATCCAACACAAACACCACCAACACAGGTCAGGGTACGGTGACGGTCACTCTTCCCATGGCGGGAAACATGGTCAATGCTGGAGGAATGGTCATG ATGGTCCCAGGGGCCGGCGGGTCGGTTCCCACAATGCAGCGCATTCCACTTCCTGGAGCAGAGATGCTGGAGGAGGAACCTCTATATGTCAACGCTAAACAGTATCACAGAATCCTCAAGAGGAGACAAGCCCGCGCCAAACTAGAAGCTGAGGGCAAAATACCCAAAGAAAGAAGA AAATACCTGCACGAGTCCCGTCATCGTCACGCCATGGCCAGGAAGCGTGGAGACGGCGGTCGCTTCTTCTCTCCGAAGGAAAAGGAAGAAATGGCCATGCAGGCCCTTAAGGTGAGCGAGGGGCTTGAGCTCAGCTCTCATTGGCCAGCCACCTCTGCCCCGCCTCTGGGGTAA
- the nfya gene encoding nuclear transcription factor Y subunit alpha isoform X5, which yields MEQYTTTTTTSGEQIVVQASGGQIQQQVQGQPLMVQVSGGQLITSSGQPIMVQAMTGGQGQTIMQVPVSGTQGLQQIQLVQPSQIQLPGGQTLQLQGQQGQTQQIIIQQPQTAVTAGQNQGQQQITVQGQQVAQTAEGQTIVYQPVNADGTILQQGMITIPAASLAGAQLVSGGSNTNTTNTGQGTVTVTLPMAGNMVNAGGMVMMVPGAGGSVPTMQRIPLPGAEMLEEEPLYVNAKQYHRILKRRQARAKLEAEGKIPKERRKYLHESRHRHAMARKRGDGGRFFSPKEKEEMAMQALKKSEQDQSEEDTVGQMIQVA from the exons ATGGAGCAgtacaccaccaccaccacaacTAGTGGAGAGCAGATAGTGGTGCAGGCCAGCGGTGGACAGATCCAACAGCAG GTCCAAGGGCAGCCTCTTATGGTACAAGTCAGCGGAGGGCAGCTCATCACTTCCTCTGGGCAGCCCATAATGGTACAGGCCATGACAGGAGGACAAGGTCAAACCATCATGCAAGTACCAGTTTCTGGTACACAGGGGTTACAGCAG ATTCAGTTGGTACAACCCAGTCAAATCCAGCTTCCTGGTGGACAGACTTTACAACTACAGGGACAACAGGGACAGACCCAACAGATCATCATCCAACAGCCACAGACTGCAGTTACAGCAGGACAGAACCAG GGTCAGCAGCAGATCACTGTACAGGGTCAGCAGGTGGCTCAAACCGCTGAAGGACAGACCATCGTTTACCAGCCTGTTAATGCAGATGGAACCATCCTACAGCAGG GAATGATTACCATCCCAGCTGCATCTTTGGCAGGAGCTCAGTTAGTCTCAGGTGGATCCAACACAAACACCACCAACACAGGTCAGGGTACGGTGACGGTCACTCTTCCCATGGCGGGAAACATGGTCAATGCTGGAGGAATGGTCATG ATGGTCCCAGGGGCCGGCGGGTCGGTTCCCACAATGCAGCGCATTCCACTTCCTGGAGCAGAGATGCTGGAGGAGGAACCTCTATATGTCAACGCTAAACAGTATCACAGAATCCTCAAGAGGAGACAAGCCCGCGCCAAACTAGAAGCTGAGGGCAAAATACCCAAAGAAAGAAGA AAATACCTGCACGAGTCCCGTCATCGTCACGCCATGGCCAGGAAGCGTGGAGACGGCGGTCGCTTCTTCTCTCCGAAGGAAAAGGAAGAAATGGCCATGCAGGCCCTTAAG AAATCTGAGCAGGATCAATCTGAAGAGGACACAGTGGGCCAGATGATTCAGGTGGCATAA
- the nfya gene encoding nuclear transcription factor Y subunit alpha isoform X4 has translation MEQYTTTTTTSGEQIVVQASGGQIQQQVQGQPLMVQVSGGQLITSSGQPIMVQAMTGGQGQTIMQVPVSGTQGLQQIQLVQPSQIQLPGGQTLQLQGQQGQTQQIIIQQPQTAVTAGQNQGQQQITVQGQQVAQTAEGQTIVYQPVNADGTILQQGMITIPAASLAGAQLVSGGSNTNTTNTGQGTVTVTLPMAGNMVNAGGMVMMVPGAGGSVPTMQRIPLPGAEMLEEEPLYVNAKQYHRILKRRQARAKLEAEGKIPKERRKYLHESRHRHAMARKRGDGGRFFSPKEKEEMAMQALKVSEGLELSSHWPATSAPPLG, from the exons ATGGAGCAgtacaccaccaccaccacaacTAGTGGAGAGCAGATAGTGGTGCAGGCCAGCGGTGGACAGATCCAACAGCAG GTCCAAGGGCAGCCTCTTATGGTACAAGTCAGCGGAGGGCAGCTCATCACTTCCTCTGGGCAGCCCATAATGGTACAGGCCATGACAGGAGGACAAGGTCAAACCATCATGCAAGTACCAGTTTCTGGTACACAGGGGTTACAGCAG ATTCAGTTGGTACAACCCAGTCAAATCCAGCTTCCTGGTGGACAGACTTTACAACTACAGGGACAACAGGGACAGACCCAACAGATCATCATCCAACAGCCACAGACTGCAGTTACAGCAGGACAGAACCAG GGTCAGCAGCAGATCACTGTACAGGGTCAGCAGGTGGCTCAAACCGCTGAAGGACAGACCATCGTTTACCAGCCTGTTAATGCAGATGGAACCATCCTACAGCAGG GAATGATTACCATCCCAGCTGCATCTTTGGCAGGAGCTCAGTTAGTCTCAGGTGGATCCAACACAAACACCACCAACACAGGTCAGGGTACGGTGACGGTCACTCTTCCCATGGCGGGAAACATGGTCAATGCTGGAGGAATGGTCATG ATGGTCCCAGGGGCCGGCGGGTCGGTTCCCACAATGCAGCGCATTCCACTTCCTGGAGCAGAGATGCTGGAGGAGGAACCTCTATATGTCAACGCTAAACAGTATCACAGAATCCTCAAGAGGAGACAAGCCCGCGCCAAACTAGAAGCTGAGGGCAAAATACCCAAAGAAAGAAGA AAATACCTGCACGAGTCCCGTCATCGTCACGCCATGGCCAGGAAGCGTGGAGACGGCGGTCGCTTCTTCTCTCCGAAGGAAAAGGAAGAAATGGCCATGCAGGCCCTTAAGGTGAGCGAGGGGCTTGAGCTCAGCTCTCATTGGCCAGCCACCTCTGCCCCGCCTCTGGGGTAA
- the nfya gene encoding nuclear transcription factor Y subunit alpha isoform X1, protein MEQYTTTTTTSGEQIVVQASGGQIQQQGTVTAVQLQTEPQVGQTAAQQVLQVVQGQPLMVQVSGGQLITSSGQPIMVQAMTGGQGQTIMQVPVSGTQGLQQIQLVQPSQIQLPGGQTLQLQGQQGQTQQIIIQQPQTAVTAGQNQGQQQITVQGQQVAQTAEGQTIVYQPVNADGTILQQGMITIPAASLAGAQLVSGGSNTNTTNTGQGTVTVTLPMAGNMVNAGGMVMMVPGAGGSVPTMQRIPLPGAEMLEEEPLYVNAKQYHRILKRRQARAKLEAEGKIPKERRKYLHESRHRHAMARKRGDGGRFFSPKEKEEMAMQALKVSEGLELSSHWPATSAPPLG, encoded by the exons ATGGAGCAgtacaccaccaccaccacaacTAGTGGAGAGCAGATAGTGGTGCAGGCCAGCGGTGGACAGATCCAACAGCAG GGCACAGTGACTGCGGTGCAGTTGCAGACTGAGCCTCAGGTAGGCCAGACTGCAGCCCAGCAGGTCCTTCAGGTA GTCCAAGGGCAGCCTCTTATGGTACAAGTCAGCGGAGGGCAGCTCATCACTTCCTCTGGGCAGCCCATAATGGTACAGGCCATGACAGGAGGACAAGGTCAAACCATCATGCAAGTACCAGTTTCTGGTACACAGGGGTTACAGCAG ATTCAGTTGGTACAACCCAGTCAAATCCAGCTTCCTGGTGGACAGACTTTACAACTACAGGGACAACAGGGACAGACCCAACAGATCATCATCCAACAGCCACAGACTGCAGTTACAGCAGGACAGAACCAG GGTCAGCAGCAGATCACTGTACAGGGTCAGCAGGTGGCTCAAACCGCTGAAGGACAGACCATCGTTTACCAGCCTGTTAATGCAGATGGAACCATCCTACAGCAGG GAATGATTACCATCCCAGCTGCATCTTTGGCAGGAGCTCAGTTAGTCTCAGGTGGATCCAACACAAACACCACCAACACAGGTCAGGGTACGGTGACGGTCACTCTTCCCATGGCGGGAAACATGGTCAATGCTGGAGGAATGGTCATG ATGGTCCCAGGGGCCGGCGGGTCGGTTCCCACAATGCAGCGCATTCCACTTCCTGGAGCAGAGATGCTGGAGGAGGAACCTCTATATGTCAACGCTAAACAGTATCACAGAATCCTCAAGAGGAGACAAGCCCGCGCCAAACTAGAAGCTGAGGGCAAAATACCCAAAGAAAGAAGA AAATACCTGCACGAGTCCCGTCATCGTCACGCCATGGCCAGGAAGCGTGGAGACGGCGGTCGCTTCTTCTCTCCGAAGGAAAAGGAAGAAATGGCCATGCAGGCCCTTAAGGTGAGCGAGGGGCTTGAGCTCAGCTCTCATTGGCCAGCCACCTCTGCCCCGCCTCTGGGGTAA